A region from the Corallococcus caeni genome encodes:
- a CDS encoding FAD-dependent oxidoreductase has product MSKALVCTCEDVTVTDVEHAIERGYHDVESVKRYTGFGTGICQGKSCHAAVAALLKQKAPALKPDGVVPFTPRPPLYPTELRLLASAPVDEAVPPVGGVPQELEHFPSALRPEGPVPRKAKVVIIGGGIMGLSLAYNLALRGETDVVVLERGYLCAGASGRNGGGVRMQWGTPALIELAKRSIDLMKGFARELGVNVWLRQGGYLFLAKRKDTAYRLDRNAALHNKYGVPTRIITADEARQIVPDLTMKDCVTAAYNPEDGVIFPWAFLWGYAQGCVKRGVKVETYTNVTGFETSNGQVRKVKTDRGDIACDTVVIASGAWSPAVAKLADVSLPNEPHRHEILSTEPLKPFLSPLVSVLDTGLYFSQSMRGEIVGGMGDPKEPAGPNMGSTLRFVSRFARALTEQLPHVGQVKVLRQWGGLYDVTPDNNPILGRTPGLDNLLQMSGFVGHGFMMAPAVAERMAQWMTSGASDELFTRFNLRRFEEGTLEREDMIIG; this is encoded by the coding sequence ATGAGCAAGGCGCTCGTCTGCACCTGCGAGGACGTCACGGTCACGGACGTGGAGCACGCCATCGAGCGCGGCTACCACGACGTGGAGTCGGTGAAGCGCTACACGGGCTTCGGCACCGGCATCTGCCAGGGCAAGAGCTGCCACGCCGCGGTGGCGGCGCTGCTCAAGCAGAAGGCCCCGGCGCTCAAGCCGGACGGCGTGGTGCCCTTCACGCCCCGCCCGCCGCTGTACCCCACGGAGCTGCGCCTCTTGGCCAGCGCGCCCGTGGACGAGGCCGTCCCGCCCGTGGGCGGCGTGCCCCAGGAGCTGGAGCACTTCCCGTCCGCGCTGCGCCCGGAAGGGCCGGTGCCGCGGAAGGCGAAGGTGGTCATCATCGGCGGCGGCATCATGGGCCTGTCGCTGGCGTACAACCTGGCGCTGCGCGGGGAGACGGACGTCGTCGTGCTGGAGCGCGGCTACCTGTGCGCGGGCGCGTCCGGCCGCAACGGCGGCGGCGTGCGCATGCAGTGGGGCACCCCGGCGCTGATTGAGCTGGCCAAGCGCTCCATCGATTTGATGAAGGGCTTCGCGCGTGAGCTGGGCGTCAACGTGTGGCTGCGCCAGGGGGGCTACCTCTTCCTGGCCAAGCGCAAGGACACCGCGTACCGCCTGGACCGCAACGCCGCCCTGCACAACAAGTACGGCGTGCCCACGCGCATCATCACCGCGGACGAGGCGCGACAGATCGTCCCGGACCTCACGATGAAGGACTGCGTGACGGCGGCCTACAATCCGGAGGACGGCGTCATCTTCCCCTGGGCCTTCCTGTGGGGCTACGCGCAGGGCTGCGTGAAGCGCGGCGTGAAGGTGGAGACGTACACCAACGTCACCGGCTTCGAGACGAGCAACGGCCAGGTGCGAAAGGTGAAGACGGACCGGGGCGACATCGCCTGCGACACCGTCGTCATCGCCTCCGGCGCGTGGAGCCCGGCGGTCGCGAAGCTGGCGGACGTGTCGCTGCCCAACGAACCGCACCGCCACGAGATCCTCAGCACCGAACCGCTCAAGCCCTTCCTGTCGCCGCTGGTGTCGGTGCTCGACACGGGCCTGTACTTCAGCCAGTCCATGCGCGGCGAAATCGTGGGCGGCATGGGCGACCCGAAGGAGCCCGCCGGCCCCAACATGGGCAGCACCCTGCGCTTCGTGTCGCGCTTCGCCCGCGCCCTCACGGAGCAGCTGCCGCACGTGGGCCAGGTGAAGGTGCTGCGCCAGTGGGGCGGCCTCTACGACGTCACCCCGGACAACAACCCCATCCTCGGGCGCACCCCGGGCCTGGACAACCTGCTCCAGATGTCCGGCTTCGTGGGCCACGGCTTCATGATGGCCCCCGCCGTCGCGGAGCGGATGGCTCAGTGGATGACCTCCGGCGCCTCCGACGAGCTCTTCACCCGCTTCAACCTCCGCCGCTTCGAGGAAGGCACCCTCGAGCGCGAGGACATGATCATCGGCTGA
- a CDS encoding 2Fe-2S iron-sulfur cluster-binding protein, with translation MRRLPDATPRGRAITVDLEGESIPAIEGEPVACSLIAAGENVLSRSVKYHRPRGPYCFAAACSHCLMRVDGLPNVYTCRTPAKEGMRLERQNAYPSAKVDIFETIDWFFPKRLDHHEMFAGVPVAEDVMARVARQLAGLGLLPKEAGPEPLPPRTLHTPVAVVGGGAAGLEAARVLAGQGVPFLLFERDASLGGRLAHGAPEDGAPFVPEATAFPQGSVVRKATVIGLYDDEHGRYLAVASQEAANLRLLKVYAKRFLLTVGGHPPTLPFENNDLPGVIAGRAASLLLRKHDVAPQVATLVGHGAELHALAHLFTQRGVEVAAVVDLKGPLPANAHPKAVVGDGLKAHGLRGVTGLSFTPRGGRKQKVSCDAVVVSVPVAPGFELARQGGAKVEFDVDAGHFRVEADADGRTQAADVFVAGDVAKVGTAKDAAAMGARAAQALLGGLS, from the coding sequence ATGCGACGCCTCCCAGACGCAACCCCGCGCGGCAGGGCCATCACCGTGGACCTCGAGGGCGAGAGCATCCCCGCCATCGAAGGCGAGCCGGTGGCGTGCTCCCTCATCGCCGCGGGCGAGAACGTCCTCTCCCGCTCCGTGAAGTACCACCGCCCGCGCGGGCCGTACTGCTTCGCCGCGGCCTGCTCGCACTGCCTCATGCGCGTGGACGGGTTGCCCAACGTCTACACCTGCCGCACCCCCGCGAAGGAGGGCATGCGGCTGGAGCGGCAGAACGCGTACCCGTCCGCGAAGGTGGACATCTTCGAGACCATCGACTGGTTCTTCCCCAAGCGCCTGGACCACCACGAGATGTTCGCGGGCGTGCCGGTGGCGGAGGACGTGATGGCGCGCGTGGCCCGGCAGCTGGCCGGCCTGGGCCTGTTGCCCAAGGAAGCGGGCCCGGAGCCCCTGCCCCCGCGCACCCTGCACACCCCCGTCGCGGTGGTGGGCGGCGGCGCGGCGGGCCTGGAGGCGGCGCGGGTACTGGCCGGCCAGGGCGTGCCCTTCCTGCTCTTCGAGCGCGACGCGAGCCTGGGCGGACGGCTGGCCCACGGCGCCCCGGAGGACGGCGCGCCCTTCGTGCCGGAGGCCACCGCGTTCCCGCAGGGCAGCGTGGTGCGCAAGGCCACCGTCATCGGCCTGTACGACGACGAGCACGGCCGCTACCTGGCGGTCGCGTCCCAGGAGGCCGCGAACCTGCGGCTGCTCAAGGTCTACGCGAAGCGCTTCCTGCTCACGGTTGGCGGCCATCCCCCCACCCTCCCCTTCGAGAACAACGACCTGCCCGGCGTCATCGCGGGCCGCGCGGCCAGCCTGCTCTTGCGCAAGCACGACGTGGCGCCCCAGGTGGCGACGCTGGTGGGCCACGGCGCGGAGCTGCACGCGCTGGCGCACCTGTTCACCCAGCGCGGCGTGGAGGTGGCGGCGGTGGTGGACCTGAAGGGCCCGCTGCCCGCGAACGCGCACCCCAAGGCCGTCGTCGGTGACGGGCTCAAGGCGCACGGCCTGCGCGGCGTGACGGGCCTGAGCTTCACGCCCCGGGGCGGCCGCAAGCAGAAGGTGTCGTGCGACGCCGTCGTCGTGTCGGTGCCGGTGGCGCCGGGCTTCGAGCTGGCGCGCCAGGGCGGCGCGAAGGTGGAGTTCGACGTGGACGCGGGCCACTTCCGGGTCGAGGCGGACGCGGACGGCCGCACGCAGGCGGCGGACGTGTTCGTCGCGGGCGACGTGGCGAAGGTCGGCACGGCGAAGGACGCCGCGGCCATGGGCGCACGCGCGGCGCAGGCGCTGCTGGGAGGGCTGTCATGA